CTGCTACCAGGCAGGGTGTTGTCGTGGTTAACGCTCCCACAGGAAATACAATGGCCGCTGCCGAACATACCATGGCTATGATGTTAGCTCTGGCGCGACATATTCCACAGGCTAACGCTAAGCTCAAATCAGGTGCCTGGAAACGTAGCGACTATATGGGCGTTGAGCTCAGAGGTAAGACGTTGGGTATTGTCGGACTTGGCAATGTGGGGTCCGAGGTCGCCAGGCGAGCTCAGGCTTTTAACATGCGGCTAGTTGGCTATGACCCATTTGTCTCGGCAGATTATGCCCGCAATTTGGGTGTGGAGTTGGTGCCTTTGGAGCAGTTGTTGAAGGAGTCTGACTTTATCACACTCCATCTGCCATTGACTTCTCAGACCAAGGGCCTGTTTGGTGCCAAAGCACTAAACAAATTGAAACCAACGGTGCGTATCATCAACTGTGCCCGTGGCGGGCTTATTGACGAAGAAGCCTTGCTTAAGGCAGTTGAGGCGGGAAAGGTGGCTGGAGCCGCTGTGGATGTCTTTGTCAAAGAGCCCGTGACCGATAGCATACTTTTCCAGAGTGATAAGATTATCGTCACTCCTCACCTCGGCGCCTCCACTACCGAAGCACAGGCTAGCGTGGCTCTTGAGGTTGCCGAACAAGTCATGGCTGTATTGAAAGGCCAGCCAGCCAGATATGCTGTGAATGCCCCACAGATTCCAGCTGAGCTACTCGCTGTGCTGGCTCCGTTTATGCAGGTGGCTGCAACATTGGGCAGCTTAGCCAGGCAGCTAATGGAAGGGCAAATGAATAGCATCCGCATTAAATATAGCGGAGAGATTGCTAATTATGATACCACTGCCATAAAGGCATCAATCATCGGTGGTTTACTGGAGGGGATAAGCGAGGAAAGAGTTAACCTGGTCAATGCTACCCTTATTGCTACCCAGCGAGGCATAAAGGTTCTTGAACAGAAAGAAACTACGTGTGAGAACTATGCCAGCTTGATTACATTGGAAGCTGTCACCAATGCTGGAACTACCACGGTTGCCGGCACTGTATTGCGTGGGGAGACCCATGTTGTCCGTGTGAACGATTTCTGGCCGGACATCATACCCACAGGCGGTTATTTCCTGTTCAGCGACCATCGTGATCGCCCCGGGCTAATCGGTGCTGTGGGTAACATAACCGGTAAGGCGGATATTAATATCAGCTCCATGCAACTGGCGCGTTTGCAGCCCAGAGGTCAGGCCCTCATGATCTTGGCTTTGGACGAGGCTCTTCCTGAGAAGCAAATCCAGGAAATCATAGCCCTCTCTGATGTCCACACCGCCAAGGTGGTGAAGTTATAGAACCGGCTTCACTATAATGGCGTTACATAAGCTCAAATGACGCCCAGCTCCTTTTTGAGCTGGCCTGTCTTGGGGTGATGTACTTCAAAAATCATCTATCTTTTGTACATCAAAGCATTCCGTCAGCTTCAAAAAATTAAAAAATATGGAGTATTTCCCTGCGAAAAAGTCTTTATTGTTCGTTCGTCATTTGATATACTTGTTCCCATAACTTGGCACAGGTTGTAAACTTGCCAAATTCGGCATTGAGTTTTGCCATGTACTGGGACGATCATGCCAACCTCACGAGATAAACCAAAAGAGCGCAAATCATCCAAGATAAGCCGGCCTAAGCCGACTGAGTCAAGCGAGCTTGTTCAAGCCTTGATACGTTGTGCCGGGACAGGGGTTTATATTGTTCAGGATGGGAAATTCCAGTATGTCAATCCCCTGTTTCAGGAACTAACAGGTTATTCGGAGCCAGAATTATTAGGCAGGTATTCTTTGGACTTTGTTTATCCCGATGATAGAGAAACAGTGAGGAAAAAGGCAACAGAAAGCCTAAAGGTTGGAAGTACTCTCCCCTATGAGTACCGGTTTGTAAAGAAGAATGGTGAGATAATTTGGGTTTTGGAAAAGGTTACCTCTACAGAGTACAAAGGTAAACGCGCCACGGTGGGTAGCTTTATGGATATCACTGAGCGCAAGTGGGCGGAAGAGGCATTATTACAGAGTCAAGCCAGATATCGGAGCATTGTTGAAACCGGAGGGGCAGGAGTTGTTACCGGTGACTTGAACGGAAGTATAAACTTTGCGAATGAGGCATTCTGTAAGATGCTTGGTTACTCCCCAGATGAGCTGACAGGAAAACCTTTTGCCGACTTCCTTCATCCTGATGACAAAGCAATTGTGCTGGAGAAGTTCGCAGAAGGTCTGGCAAATCCTGAGACAGAGTATCAATTGGAGTTTAGGGCAATCCATAAGGACGGGCATATTGTCTGGATATACTCTTCAGTAGCGCCGGTTTTTTACAATAACGTCCTATCTGCGGGCACGGCAATTGTCTTCGATATCACTGAGCGCAAGAGGCTTGAGGAGACTATAAGAAAATCAGAAGGGAGATACCGGACTATACTGGAGGAGATTCAAGATAGTTATTTTGAGGTGAATCTAGCTGGCAATTTCACCTTCGTCAATGATTCGATGTGCCGCACCCTGGGATATTCCAAAGAGGAACTGATAGGTATGAGCTACCGAGTTTTTGCGGCTAAGGAAGATATTGAGGTTTTGTATCGAGACTTCAACCGGGTTTATCGCACAGGTGAAACAATTAAAGGTCTCTCCTATAAGTTTATTCAGAAAAATGGCACCATAGGATTTGGTGAACTCTCAATTTCTGCTATAAAGAACGAGAAAGGAGAGGTCATCGCATTTCGTGGCATCGCTCGTGATGTTACTGAACGCGTGCGGTTCGTGGAACAACTCAATGATTTGGCTATGCACGACTTCTTAACCAAATTACCCAATAGGGTGTTGCTACATGATCGTCTCAATGTCGAGTTGGAGCATGCAAAACGAAATGACACCAGGTTGGCCGTAATGATGCTCGATTTGGACCGGTTTAAAGTCGTTAACGATACTTTTGGGCATAGTATCGGTGACAAGTTACTGAGGGCTGCTGGAGAGCGTTTGGTAGTCCTTGTTCGTAAGAGTGATACGGTTGCCCGCGTTGGTGGAGACGAGTTTTTGGTATTGCTGCCACAAATAGTTAAGATAGAAGACACTACTAAGGTTGCCAAAAAGATCTTGGGAGCCTTTCGAAAGCCCTTTGTGGTTGATAGTTATCAGATTCGTGTCACTACCAGCATTGGCATTGCCATCTATCCCGAAGATGGTGAAGATGCTGATTCCTTGATGACTAATGCCGATACCGCGATGTACTGGGTTAAGGAGCAAGGCCGAGATGACTATGCGTTATACTCTGTTGACAAAGCGAAGATCTCGTGAAGAGTTCAGTGGCCGAGTTCATAACGTCCCCTCAAGGTGACTGATGACCAGGCCTGATAATCACGCAAAAGGGCTACCAGCCAGGCGTCCAAGAGCACGACGTGCGCGCTCACCCAAGCCCACAAGCATGGGCGATACTTCCCCCAGCCATGCCAGTAGCTTTAGCATCCATCCCGAGAAAGTGAGTCTCACCCAAATGCTGGAAGCGCTTAACCCGCACGACCATCTCTGTCTTATCTATGAATCGCCGGAGGAGTGGCGGGCTGCCGCGGTGCCGTTCATAGCAATCGGGCTGAAACGCGGCCAGAAATGTATTTATATTGTTGATACCAGCACTGCCGATGAAATCCGCAAATACCTTGGCGAGGAAGGGGTTGATGTCGCTTCAGCCGAGAAGTCCGGGCAGCTATCTGTCCTGCATGAGACCAAAGCCTATACCAAAGAAGGTTCCTTCGACCCTAATAGGATGATCGCCCTGCTGATATCGGAGACCGAAAAAGCTATTACTGAAGGTTATACAGCGCTTCGAGTCACCGGTGAAATGACCTGGGTATTACGTGGCCATCCTGGCTCAGAAAAACTGCTTGAGTATGAGGCCAAGCTCAACCGAGATTTCTTTCCCAAATATCCCTGCCTCGCCATCTGCCAGTATGACCGTTGGAAATTCGACCCCGAGATTATTAAGGGCGTTGTTATGACTCACCCACTTCTCATAAAGGGCAACCAAGTTTATCACAATTTATACTACATCCCACCTCAGGAATTCCTTAACGAGAAATGCGCTGAATTAGAGGTCCAGCACTGGTTGAATAATCTTGAGCGCGAGCAGCAGGTACAGGAGACACTGTGCCAGAGCGAGGAGAAGTATCGAACATTGACCGAGCAATCTCTGATGGGGCTAGTTGTACTTCAGGATTTTCGCATCGTCTTCGCCAACGATGCCTTTGCTGAAATCTCCGGCTATAGTGTTGAGGAGCTACTGTCACTGCCGCCGGCAAAAGTGCAGGCGATGGTACATCCCGAAGACCAGCCGCTCGTTTGGGAGCGCTTTCGAGACCGGCTGGCGGGCAAAACGGTGCCTTCCCAGTATGAATATCGCGGTATTCGAAAGGATGGGTCGGTGTGCTGGCTGGAAATGCATGCTAACCGCATCGAGTATGGTGGGAAGCCTGCTATCCAAGGAGCCATCATAGACACCACCGAGCGCAAGCAGGCAGCGAGAGAATTGCAGGAGGTTGGGCTAAAGTATAAGACAATGCTTGAGACGATG
This is a stretch of genomic DNA from Chloroflexota bacterium. It encodes these proteins:
- a CDS encoding phosphoglycerate dehydrogenase — its product is MKILIADPVAKEGIEALQAQAEVDVKLGLKPEELKSIIGDYEALIVRSETKATADIIQAGTKLQVIARAGVGLDNIDVEAATRQGVVVVNAPTGNTMAAAEHTMAMMLALARHIPQANAKLKSGAWKRSDYMGVELRGKTLGIVGLGNVGSEVARRAQAFNMRLVGYDPFVSADYARNLGVELVPLEQLLKESDFITLHLPLTSQTKGLFGAKALNKLKPTVRIINCARGGLIDEEALLKAVEAGKVAGAAVDVFVKEPVTDSILFQSDKIIVTPHLGASTTEAQASVALEVAEQVMAVLKGQPARYAVNAPQIPAELLAVLAPFMQVAATLGSLARQLMEGQMNSIRIKYSGEIANYDTTAIKASIIGGLLEGISEERVNLVNATLIATQRGIKVLEQKETTCENYASLITLEAVTNAGTTTVAGTVLRGETHVVRVNDFWPDIIPTGGYFLFSDHRDRPGLIGAVGNITGKADINISSMQLARLQPRGQALMILALDEALPEKQIQEIIALSDVHTAKVVKL
- a CDS encoding PAS domain S-box protein; protein product: MPTSRDKPKERKSSKISRPKPTESSELVQALIRCAGTGVYIVQDGKFQYVNPLFQELTGYSEPELLGRYSLDFVYPDDRETVRKKATESLKVGSTLPYEYRFVKKNGEIIWVLEKVTSTEYKGKRATVGSFMDITERKWAEEALLQSQARYRSIVETGGAGVVTGDLNGSINFANEAFCKMLGYSPDELTGKPFADFLHPDDKAIVLEKFAEGLANPETEYQLEFRAIHKDGHIVWIYSSVAPVFYNNVLSAGTAIVFDITERKRLEETIRKSEGRYRTILEEIQDSYFEVNLAGNFTFVNDSMCRTLGYSKEELIGMSYRVFAAKEDIEVLYRDFNRVYRTGETIKGLSYKFIQKNGTIGFGELSISAIKNEKGEVIAFRGIARDVTERVRFVEQLNDLAMHDFLTKLPNRVLLHDRLNVELEHAKRNDTRLAVMMLDLDRFKVVNDTFGHSIGDKLLRAAGERLVVLVRKSDTVARVGGDEFLVLLPQIVKIEDTTKVAKKILGAFRKPFVVDSYQIRVTTSIGIAIYPEDGEDADSLMTNADTAMYWVKEQGRDDYALYSVDKAKIS